From the genome of Lutzomyia longipalpis isolate SR_M1_2022 chromosome 2, ASM2433408v1, one region includes:
- the LOC129788547 gene encoding DNA-dependent metalloprotease dvc-1, which yields MLILFVTERAAKVSSSVFFLDFLDFLLIQNLIYNYKMTLLSDEEVARELDRAINGNQSPPDHLRIPGYEPANNVRSSARADLNSTACIVDSEWELLDPTPDVQALFRAFDERFFKKNLQCVQLEWSKKMYNCAGICYLRTNRLGKACTIRLSEPLLKLRSRKDLIETLLHEMIHAYCFVQGIREGNGGHGPTFISIMRTINQRAGTNITVYHSFHDEVELYRTHVWRCNGICQHRGPFYGYVKRTMNRAPGPSDYWWIAHQQSCGGTFEKKSAPEKPQRATGKKPINTLPSTSRDIRTYFTPSPKKNPPKQQETPEEVKNNVREVWNKRFASTSPQTSVPATKKAKTSEELPKDSWKQIDDEIFIEDPEIPVITLDDSPVVKPTRKLQTPAERQSQIKEEILESIRTNGDENDPNDVIELIDDEYNDDDKSTVDILLDQSVIDDLFGKDTLMEDFTRKTDTASDNITCPVCQLYLPRGMLTDHMEGCLGIMEHIEYNPKKMPQKKHSNSSPAAASKSLRKPRGPRKDSSSKEIVSISSSPPSPVPGGSRVPCPVCSNPIAETDINDHLDLCLTLSNLDDLQ from the exons atgttaattttatttgtaactGAACGCGCAGCAAAAGTCTCTTCATCCGTGTTCTTCCTGGACTTCctggattttcttctcatacaaaacttaatttataattacaaAATGACTCTCCTTTCGGATGAGGAGGTGGCACGAGAGCTGGACAGAGCAATTAATGGGAATCAG TCTCCTCCTGACCATTTGAGGATTCCTGGCTATGAACCAGCCAACAATGTCCGTAGTTCCGCTCGTGCTGATCTCAATTCAACGGCGTGTATCGTTGACAGTGAGTGGGAATTGCTGGATCCCACTCCGGATGTTCAGGCACTCTTCCGGGCCTTCGATGAGCGCTTCTTTAAGAAGAACCTCCAGTGCGTCCAGCTGGAATGGAGCAAAAAGATGTACAATTGTGCGGGGATCTGCTACCTGCGCACCAATAGATTGGGAAAAGCATGCACAATTCGCCTGAGTGAGCCACTGCTGAAGCTACGATCACGGAAGGATCTCATTGAGACGCTCCTGCATGAAATGATTCACGCCTATTGCTTTGTTCAGGGCATCCGAGAGGGAAATGGTGGACATGGGCCCACATTCATCAGCATTATGAGGACAATAAATCAACGCGCTGGCACCAACATCACCGTCTACCACAGCTTCCACGATGAGGTGGAACTGTACAGGACACACGTGTGGCGATGCAATGGTATTTGTCAGCATCGAGGACCCTTCTATGGGTACGTAAAGCGTACAATGAATCGCGCTCCTGGCCCCTCGGATTACTGGTGGATTGCGCATCAGCAATCATGCGGGGGAACTTTTGAGAAGAAGAGTGCTCCAGAAAAGCCCCAACGAGCTACTGGGAAAAAGCCAATAAACACATTACCCAGCACAAGTCGAGATATTCGAACATACTTCACCCCATCGCCAAAGAAGAACCCCCCAAAGCAGCAGGAGACACCAGAGGAGGTAAAGAATAATGTCCGGGAGGTGTGGAATAAGAGATTTGCCTCAACAAGCCCCCAAACGAGTGTTCCGGCAACGAAGAAAGCAAAAACATCAGAGGAGCTTCCCAAAGATTCGTGGAAGCAAATTGATGATGAGATCTTCATTGAGGATCCCGAGATTCCCGTTATAACGCTCGATGATTCCCCGGTGGTGAAGCCTACGAGGAAATTACAAACTCCAGCGGAGCGTCAGTCTCAGATTAAGGAAGAAATCCTCGAGTCAATTCGCACCAATGGCGATGAGAATGATCCGAATGATGTCATTGAATTGATTGATGATGAATACAATGATGATGATAAATCTACGGTTGACATCCTTCTGGATCAATCTGTGATCGATGATCTCTTCGGGAAGGACACCCTCATGGAGGATTTTACACGGAAGACTGACACCGCCAGCGATAACATCACATGCCCCGTTTGTCAGCTCTACCTACCACGTGGTATGCTTACAGATCACATGGAAGGCTGCTTGGGGATTATGGAGCACATTGAGTACAATCCAAAGAAGATGCCACAAAAGAAGCACAGCAATTCCTCACCAGCTGCTGCCTCCAAATCACTCAGGAAGCCTCGAGGGCCTCGGAAAGATTCCTCATCAAAAGAGATTGTTTCCATCTCTTCATCTCCACCATCACCCGTTCCTGGCGGATCCAGAGTCCCTTGTCCAGTGTGCAGCAATCCCATAGCTGAAACTGATATTAATGATCACCTAGATCTCTGTCTAACACTCTCAAATCTCGATGATCTTCAGTGA